The Kineosporia corallincola DNA window ATGCTCGCCCTGCAACGATTCTGGCGCACGGGCGTGACCCTCGGAGCCGTCAAGTGACCCAGCCCCCGCGCCGTCCCCGCGTCGTCATGGCGATGAGCCCGGGCGGCCTGGCCGACCACCTCTTCGCCGGTCACCACGACGAACTTCACCGGACGGCAGAGGTTCTCGGCCCCGTTCTGTCCAGTTTTGCGGACGACGAGAGCCGCGCACACCTGGCCCGGGCCGAGGTTCTGGTCACCGGCTGGGGGTGCCCGCCGGTCACCCGGGAGGTGCTCGGCGCCGCGCCGCGGTTGCGCGGTCTGCTCCACACCGGCGGTGCGACAGCGGGTTTCATCGACCTGGACGCGGCCCGTGAGCGCGGGCTGTTCGTTTCGCACGCCGCCGACGCCAACGCGATCCCGGTGGCGGAGTACACCTTCGCCCAGATCCTGCTGGCCAACAAGCGGGTGCGGGCCGCCGAGGAGCTGTACCGGTTGCGCCGTGACCGGATCGACCGGGAGACGGACCTGCTCGACACCGGGAACTACCGGCGCACCGTGGGCCTGGTCGGGGCCTCGCGGATCGGCCGGCGGGTGGCCCGGCTGCTGCGCGGCAGCGACCTGACCGTGCTGATGTACGACCCGTACCTGGCTCCGGCGCAGGCGACTTCGCTGGGTGTGGCACTGTGCGGGCTGCACGATCTGATGCGGCGCAGCGACGTGGTGTCGCTGCACGTGCCGGTCACCGCCGAGACGGCCGGGATGATCGACGCCGCCGCCCTGGCGGCGATGCCGGACGGCGCCACCCTGATCAACACCGCGCGGGGGGCGGTGGTGGATCACGCCGCGCTGCTGGCGGAGCTGCGGACCGGGCGGATCGACGCGGTGCTCGACGTCACCGAGCCGGAACCGCTGCCGCCGGGGCATCCGCTGTGGGACCTGCCGAACGTGGTGCTGACGCCGCACGTGGCCGGCTCGACGGGCACCGAGCTGGCCCGGCTGGGCCGCACGGTGCTGGACGAACTGGCCCGCTACGTGTCCGACCGTCCGCTGCACCATGCGGAACTCACCCCGGCGGGAGCCGTTCACGATGCCGGCTGACCCCTCCGGAACGCGTCCCTTCCTCAGCCTCTGGTTCGGCAACTTCTTCGAGCCGTTCCACAGCGACGCGCAGGCGGTGCGCGACGGCGTCGCGGCGGCGGCCGGCCTGGGCTTCACCAGCATCAATCTGGATTCCAAGGCATGGGAGGACTTCTTCGCCCGCTACCGGGGCGAGCCCGCCAGCCAGTACGTGGGCATGCAGGAGATGATGATGGCGGAAGCCGCCCGGCACGGGATGGATTTCACCTGCCTGGCGATCTACCTGTGCGGCGACAACCTGTACCCGGCGATCCGTGACGTGCCCCCGGTGCGTGGCGAGGAGCCGGTGCTGCCCGACGGCCGGCCGATGGGTACATACCTGTACGGCTCGCCCCGGGCCCAGGCGACCATGGTGGAGCACGTGCGCGGGCTGTTACGACTCTACGGTGAGGGGATGCACCGCGCGGCCGACGGCCGCACCGTGGTGCAGACGATGTTCGACCCGATCGCCCGGCCCAGCTTCGACGCCGCGGGCCGGGCGCGTTACCTGGACTGGCTGGAGAAGCGGTACGACGGAGACATCGGCCTGCTCAACCGGCGTTACGGGGTGGAGTGCGAGCGGTTCGGCGACCTGACCCCGCAGCAGTACTGGCTGCGCCCGCAGGAGCTCACCTGGGTCAGTTGCGCCCGGCCCACCCGCGACGACTTCGACCGGCGCACAACGGATTTCCATCGCTGGGTGGACAACCAGACGCATCTGGCCGAGGTGCTGGTGGACCACTTCGCGGTGATGCGCGGGCACTGGGACGACCTGGGCGTCTTCGCCGAGCCGGTACTGCACCAGTGGGGTTACTTCTTCAACCCGCCGGGGGTGAGTGACTGGCAGACCGGCCAGCGGGCGCTGGACGTGTACCGGATCGCTCCCCACGTCGACGGGGTGCTGTTCATGGCGGCGCCGCTGAACGCCGAGAACCGGCCGGACGCGAGCGTGCTCGGGGTGGAGGGATCGATCGCCCGCAACGCCAACGGCCACGGCGATTTCACGGCCGGCCTGTACCTCGGACGGCACGTGAACGAGGACGTGTACGCGGTGGTGCCGCCCGCCGAGGCGATCGCCACACAGGTGGCGGCGGGTGCGAGGCGTCTGCACGTGTACGGGTGGAGCGGTCTGGACGACGGCGGGGTGATGTACCGGGCGGACGGGATGTTCACCGCGTCGCTGCGGGCGGGCAACCGCTGGGCCGCGGAGGTGATCCCGCTGCTGACAGGGGCCCGGCCACGTCAGGTCGCCCTGCTCTTCCCGGCCGAGACCAGTCTGCTGGAGCCGCTGGAGGTGGACGAGGGCGGCCGGCACCGGATGGACCTGCTGGGCTGGTACCAGCAGTTCACCGACCTGGGTTGGCACGTCGACGTGCTGCATCCGGACCAGGTGGTCGCGGGGGGTCTGGACGACTACCGGCACCTGGTGATCCCGGCGAACCCGCTGTACGACCTCGGGCAGAACGCCGGGCTGGAACACGCCGTCCGGGTGTTCGCCGAGCGCGGCGGCTCGGTGTTCCACGGTCCGGGTTGCCGGGTGGCGGCGCGGGCGTTCGGGATCACCGAGCAGGAGGTTGATTTCGACTGCCTGGCCTGGGAGGAGGAGGTGATTCCGCACGGCTGGTCCACGGTGTCGCCGGACGGCGGCGAGCCGCTGGCCACCTACATCGGGTCCGGCCGGGCGGCGCTCACCCGCACCACGGTGGGGGAGGGGCGGGTGTACTCGTTCGGTTTCGAGTACGGCTACGCCTACTCCCGGCGCAGCATGCCGATCGTGCCGCCGGGCTACGGGAGGCGGGAGATGCATCCGGTGGTGCTGCTGCGCCGTACGCCGGTGGAGGCGCTGGCCGGGGTGGCGCCCGGGGCCGTGCTGCCGCCGGTGCGGGGCGTCGAGGCCGCCCGGTTCGGCAACCGGGTGGTGGTGGTCAATCACCGGTCGGGGCCCGTCGACATCAGCGGTGTGCCGGCCGCCCGGGCGATCCACCTGCTGCCCACGGCACCCGGTTGGCTGGCGGCGCACTCGGCGGTGCTGCTGGAGCTGGAATGAGCCGTTCGGAGATGTCGGTCGGGTGACCGATGCCGTGCGGCGGCGCCTGGGGTTGGCTTCAGGCATGAACGACACCGAGATCGTCAGGGCCGGGGTGGCGGAGCTGACCGGCTGGATCCACGAGGGCCGGGTGAACGTGGCCGAGATCGCCGAGGCGGTGATCGCGCGCATCGAGGCGGTGAATCCCGCGGTCAACGCCATCGTGCGGCTGGACGCCGACCGGGTCCGCCGCGACGCCCGCACCCTCGACGCCCTGCGGGCGTCGGGGGCCACGATCGGGCCGCTGCACGGAATCCCTTACACGGTGAAGGAACTCACGCCGGTCGCCGGGGTCCCGCACACCCTCGGGGTGGAGATGCTGCGGGGCAACGTGGCCCGGGACGACGCGATCGTGGTGCGGCGGCTGAAGGCCGCCGGTGGCCTGTACCTGGGGCAGACGAACACGGCCGAGTTCGGCTACGGCCCGGTCACCCGCAACCGCCTCTACGGCACCACGCGCAATCCGTGGAACCCGGAGCTGACCGTCGGGGGTTCCAGCGGTGGCGCCGCGGCGGCGGTCTCGTCCGGGTTCGGGCCGGTGGCCGAGGGCACGGACGCCGGTGGCTCGATCCGGGTGCCCGCGTCGCTCACCGGGGTGGTCGGGTTCAAACCGGGAACCGGCGTGATCCCGCAGACGCTGCTGCCGCAACGCTTCTCGACCCATCTGACGCACGGGCTGATGGGCCGGTCGGTGGACGACGTGAGCCGGGTGCTGGCCGCGGTGGCCGGCCCCGACCCGCGGGACCCGCTCGGCCTGCCGGTCGCCTGGACACCCGCCGAGGGTCACGACCTGACCGGCTGGCGGATCGCCTGGTCGCCGGACCTGGGACTGAACAGTGACGGCCTGGTGGCCGATCCGGAGGTGACGGCTCTCTGCCGTTCCGCGGTGGATGCCTTCGCCGAACTCGGTGCCGAGGTGGTGGAGGACCGGCCCGGCTGGGAGCAGGTCGGCGAGGCGACGTGGGCGGGGGTGATCGTGCCCAGCCTGGCCGCCGTCCGTGGTCTGATCGACTGGACCACGATGCGGGGCCGGCTCGACGACGAGCTGATCGACCTGGTGCTGGGCACCGACGTCCTGGGCCTGGCCGACGTGGCCCGGGGCGAGGTGCTGCGGGGCCGGGTGTGGGACGCGTTCGCGGAGTTCATGGGCCCGCACCGGCTGCTGGTCAGCCCGACCACCACGGTGGCCGCCTTCGGGAGTGACGCCTTCGCGCCACCCGGTCTGGACGGGCGTCCCCTGCGGGACCGGCTGCTGGGCTGGGCCCTGACCCACCCGTTCAACCTGACCACCACGCCGGTGGTGTCGGTGCCGTGCGGCGTCACCGGTGACGGGCGGCCGGTCGGCCTCCAGATCGCCGGAAGGCTGCACGCGGACGCCGACGTGCTGGCGGCGGCCGCCGCGTTCGAGACCGTCAGGCCCTGGCGGGACCGCACGCCGCCGCTGTGATCCGGCTCAGGCGGCCGGAAGCTGCTTCTTGCCCTTCTGCACGGACGTGGAGATCTTGATGCCTTTGTCGACGAGCCGGTTGCCCTGCACGTCGGTGATCCGGATCGTGTTGCCGCAGCCCTTGCCGGTTGCCGACTCGAAGTAGTTGTAGTCGCGGCGGGTCAGCTTGAACCAGCCGCTGGAGGTTTTCACCTCGATGGTGCGGATCGGGTTGCGGTGGTTGCGCACCTGCACCCCGCACCAGTACTTCGTGGAGCCCTCTTTGTATTTGTATTTCACCGGCCCGGTCAGCTTGGGGCTGACCAGTTTCCAGCTGACGTTGATCTGGCCCTTGCCCGGCGCCAGCTTCTCCAGCGCCTGCCGCGACAGGTCCAGCTGGTGCAGCTTGCAGTCACCCGGGCAGAGATCGACGATCTTCACCCGCAGGCTCTTGCCGTTGGAGGCGGTCACCTTCACGTAGGCCCCGCACATCAGCGAGCCCTGGTAGTCCACCGTGTTCATCGCGGCCACCAGCACGTCGCTGGTGGCGGAGTAACTGCACGCACCCCGGCCGTCCGCGTCGTACGAGGTGGCGATGCCCTTGTAGGTCTTGCCGAACTTCACCTTGTCGGTGCTCTTCGAGGCCGTGCTCACCGTGCCCGAGGAACTGGCCGAACTCGACGTGGACGCGGTGCTGGCGTTCACCGCGGAGCTGGACTGGGCGAAGTAGGCGCCGGCGCTCACCGTGACGAGGGCCACCACGGCCACGACGGAGGCGGCACGGGCACTGATTCTCTTTCGGGACACACCGCGATCTTGGTGCAACCGATGTCAGCCGGACGTTGGGACCGGATTAAGAATCCCGCACAGAACGGAGACCGTGGCCGGTCGGCACCTGACCGGAAGGGCCGGAACCCGGCCAAAGCCCTGACCGGGAAGCCGTTCTCACGGGGCGGCGGCGACCCGACACGCTGCGATGCCACGGCGTCCCTCAAGCGCCTGGGCTCAGCTCAGCCGGGCCGACAGGAAACCTGCTACGAGAGAGGCCGGCTCGCTCGGGTCGGAGGAGAAGTCGTGCCCCTGCCCGGAGAGCAGGTGCAGTTCGCCGTGGCTGAAGACGGTCACGAACTTCTGGCTGCTCGCGACGGGGATCACGTCGTCGTCCTCCCCCTGGATCACGGTGACCGGACCGGTGTACCGGGCCGCGACCCGGTTCAGCGGGAGCTTCTGGGCGGTGAGGATGTAATTGCGGCCGAGCTGCTGACCGTCGACGGTGATGGTGGCGGGCGGGTCGGCGGGGTCGAACTCGGTCCCCAGGAAGTTCCCGCTGCGTGCCATCTGCGGGATGGTCGCGGCCGGGGCGAGCAGCGCCGTCGCCGTGATCTTCTCGCCGAGCTGCCCGGCCAGCATGGACGCGACCACCCCGCCCTGGGAGTGCCCGGCCAGCCCGATCGTGGAGACGAAGGACAGGCCCTCGGCGTACTCGTAGGCGGTCCGGGCGTCCTCGATCTCGCTGGGGACGGTCATCTCCCGGAACTCGCCTCCGCTGGCCCCGTGACCGTCGAAATCGATGCGCAGCGTGGCGATACCGTCGTTGTTGAGGGCCTGGGCACTGGCCTCGATCACCGGGTCGTCCTGACTTCCGCCCAGCCCGTGCAGGAGCAGCACGAGCGGCACCTTCCGGGTCCCGGTCGCGTTCTCCGGGACGTCGAGCGTGCCGGCCAGCTGGATGTCGTCCCGCTGGAGGCTCACCGTCTCCGAGCGCACGGCCGCGGTCGGTGTGCCGGTGCCGGTATCGGTCCCGGAGGAGCTCGCCGACGTGCAGCCGGAGGTCAGGGCGAGCAGGCCCGCGAGCACGAGGGTGGGCAGCAGCCGCAGACGCATCATGAGCTGCACCGTATGCAGTCCGGATGTGAACCGGACAGTCGGGATCGCGACGGCCGGGCCGGGTCGTCCGTCCGCCCGGAAAATCACTGCTTTCCCTTGCATCACAAGGAGACCGCCTGGAGCCGGGCCCTGCTGATTCATCTCACCTGTGGACGGCCGGTCCGGCATGAATGAATTTCAGAAGATCCGGTCGGCCAGGGGCCGGGATCTTCGGCTCCGGGAGGCCGGTGTGGTTGCGTCGTCCCAGGTCAGAACGTATGCGTCCGACAGTTGCGAGGATGCCTTTCACATGCGTCACAGGGCCGGTGTTCCGTCCATTGACATCGGCGAAACGCCTCCGCAATCTGCTCGTAGCGCTGCCGGTGCTCGCAACAACATCAGCGTCACCGGGTAAGGCCGGCCCCAGGCCGGTCGCGGTCATTCCACATTGCGGTGGATCGAGCCATCAGGAGAATCGCATGATCAGATTCAAACAGGGTACGGGACGCCTGCGCCCGCACCGTGTATTGGCCGCCACAGCGGCCATAGCCGTGGTCGGCACCGGGGCGTCGCTCGCCTCGATCGGTTCGGCTGCCGCGGCCCCCGGATGCTCGGTCAAGTACACGGCGAACTCCTGGAACTCCGGATTCACCGCGAGCGTCGACATCACCAACTCCGGTGACCCGATCACCAGCTGGGCGCTGGAGTTCGACTACGCCGGCAACCAGGTGGGCAGCGGGGCCTGGGGCGGCACGCTGACCCAGACCGGCAAGCACGTGAAGATCGTCAACGCCGCCTACAACGGCAGCCTGGCCACCGGCGCCAGCACGAATGTGGGCTTCAACGGCACGTACTCGGGGACCAACACCAACCCGACCGACTTCACCCTGAACGGCGTCGCCTGCAACGGCGGCGGCACCACCAACCCGACGCCGACCACCACGACCACGGTCTCCCCGACCGCCACCCCCACCCCGACCACCACCGTCCAGCCCGGCAGCCACCTCGACAACCCTTACGTGGACGCGAAGTGGTACGTCAACGCGGACTGGTCGGCCAAGGCGGCGGCCGAGCCGGGCGGCAGCGCCATCTCGAACCAGCCGACCGGTGTCTGGCTGGACAGCATCGCCTCGATCACCGCCCCGGCCGGCTCCGGCTACGCCACCAGCCTGCGGGGTCACCTCGACAAGGCGCTGGCCCAGGGCGCGACCCTGGCCCAGTTCGTCATCTACGACCTCCCCGGCCGGGACTGCGCGGCGCTGGCGTCCAACGGTGAGCTCGGCCCGACGGAGATCGAGCGGTACAAGACCGAGTACATCGACCCGATCGCGGCGATCCAGGCCGACCCGAAGTACTCCTCGATCCGGATCGTCAACATCGTCGAGATCGACTCGCTGCCGAACCTGGTGACCAACGCGGGCAGCGCCGCCGGTGCCACCGAGGCCTGCCGCACGATGCTGGCCAACGGCAACTACTCGACCGGTATCGCCTACGCCCTGTCGAAACTGCATGCGGCGGGCACGAACAACTACAACTACATCGACGCCGCGCACCACGGCTGGCTCGGCTGGGACACCAACTTCGCCCCGGCGGCGACGATGTTCGCCGACACCGCGAAGAAGGCCACCGGCGGCGTCAACACGGTGGACGGCTTCATCACCAACACCGCCAACTACTCGGCCCTGAACGAGCCGTTCGTCAAGATCAGCACCACCGTGAACGGCCAGAGCGTGCGGCAGTCGAAATGGGTGGACTGGAACCAGTACACCGACGAGCTGACCTTCGCCCAGGCGTTCCGCAACCAGCTGGTCTCGGCCGGGTTCAACTCGAACATCGGGATGCTGATCGACACCTCCCGCAACGGCTGGGGCGGTTCCGCCCGGCCGACCGCGGCCAGCACCTCGACCGACCTGAACACCTACGTGGACGCGTCCCGCATCGACCGGCGGATCCACGCCGGCAACTGGTGCAACCAGAGCGGTGCCGGACTCGGTGAGCGTCCGAAGGCGGCCCCGGCCGCCGGAATCGACGCCTACACCTGGATCAAGCCTCCGGGCGAGTCGGACGGGTCGAGCTCGCTGATCCCGACCGGCGCGGACAACCCGGGTGGCAAGGGCTTCGACCGGATGTGCGACCCGACCTACACCGGCAACGGCCGCAACGGGAACAGCATGAGTGGTGCCCTGCCCAACGCCCCGGTCTCCGGGGCCTGGTTCTCGGCCCAGTTCCGTCAGCTCCTGGCCAACGCCTACCCGGCGCTGTGACCTGAGAGCAACCGGATAACACCTGAAAGCCCCGTCCCGGCCGGAGATCCCGGTCGGGACGGGGCTTTCGTGCTGGTGCTTCCGGTCAGAACTGAGGACGTCCCGGTCACCACCGGGCCCGGTCCGCCGGAGAGCGGCTCAGGTGGAGGAGCGGATGACCAGCTCGGTGTCGAGAATCTGGTCGCCGGCGGGCCCGCCACCGGAAACCACTTGCTCGAAGAGCAGTTCGGCGGCCAGCGCCCCGAGTCGCTCGACCGGCTGGCGGACCGTGGTCAGGGGTGGATCGGTGAACGCGGCCGCGGTCACGTCGTCGAAGCCGATCATCGCGACGTCGGTGGGGATCTGCCGGCCGGCCTGGCGCAGGGCCATCATGGCGCCCATCGCCATCGGGTCCGAGGCGGCGAAGACCGCGTCCAGGTGGGGGGCCTGGTCGAGCAGCAGTCGCATGGCGTTCTTGCCACCAAGTGGGGTGAAGTCGCCGGACGCGACCAGCGGTGGGCGACCGGCCGCGGCGAGTGCGTCGAGGTAACCGGAGAGCCGGTCCCGGGCGGCGGGCAGATCGGCCGGACCGGCAATCAGGGCAATCCTTTTCCGGGTCTTCAGCAGCAGCTCGACCGCGGCCCGGGCGCCGCCGCGGTTGTCCACGTCGACGAAGGGCATGTGCACGTCCTCCACCGGCCGCCCGGCGGCGCGGATCGGCAGCCGGGTGCCGGCCAGGGTCAGGGCCAGCGGGTGCCGGCCGTGCACGGAGACCAGCAGGGCTCCGTCCGAACCCCCTCCGAGCAGGTGCTTTTCGGTCGAGGCGAAGACCGGTCCGGCCGCCGAGATGAGGGGTAACGGAACGCCGCGCCCGGACAGGTAGGTCTCGGCCCCGTTGATGAAGCGCACGAAGAAGGGGTCGTTGAACATCCGGGTGGTGGGCTCGCAGATCACCGCGGAGATGATCGGGGGATGCCGGATGTCGCCGGGTCGCTCACCGAGGCGCAGATATCCCAGGCGGGAGGCCGCCGCGTAGACCTGCCGCCGAGTGGTGGTGCTCACCTGCGCCGAACCACTCATCACCCGGGAGACCGTAGCCGGAGAAACGCCCGCTTCCGCGGCGACCTTCGCCATGGTCGTGTTCTTGGCCGTTGTCGTCTCCTTTGACGACCTGCACAACGTGTGCAGGTAGGGCAAGCATTACGTGAATGGTCACACGCCCTCGATGCATCGGCAAGACATCCCTGCCGCAGGGAGTTCCCGCACCGGACGGAGAATTTCTTCGCAGATTCTCAGGTTTTTCGGGCAACCTTTTGGCGGCCCCGGACGACCGTCACGGTAGAGCCGTTACGGGCCTCGGTGGGGCCGCCGGAGGGGCCTTGAGATCCGCATTTCCGATTGACCGGAAAGCGTTTTCCAAGCAATGATTTCTTCAAGGTTTCGCGTTCTCCTGCGGTGATCATTAAATGAAACAATTTCATCGTCCGGGCTTACGCGATGTCAAAAAATCTCCTTTGGATCGAGGGCGTTCCATGTGGCGACGAACTGCTTTGCTGGCCGCCGGCATCTTCGCCGCGGGTGCGGCACTGGCCCCCGTGATACCGGCGGCACAGGCCGCCGCCGGGTGCCAGGTCGACTACGCGGTCCAGAGTCAGTGGGCAGACGGTTTCCAGGGGGCCGTCACCGTGCACAACCTGGGTGACGCGATCAACGGCTGGACGCTGACGTTCGATTTCCCGACCGCCGGCCAGAAGGTCACCCAGGGCTGGAGCGCCACCTGGACCCAGTCCGGCACCGCTGTCAAGGCGGTGAACTCGAGCTGGAACGCCGCCCTGCCGACCAACGGCTCGGTCTCCCTGGGCTTCCTCGGGTCCTCCGGCGCGAGCAACCCGGTGCCGACATCGTTCAAGCTCAACGGCGTGATCTGTAACGGGGACACGTCCACCCCCACCCCGAGCACCTCGGCCACCCCGACCGCCTCTTCGACTCCCACCCCGACCACGTCGACCGACCCGGGAGCGGCGCCGGCGCTGCACGTGTCCGGCAACCAGGTGGTGACCGCGGCCGGCACGCCCTACCGCTTCCTCGGCGTCAACCGGTCGGGTGGGGAGTTCGCCTGCATCAAGAACCGCACCGGTATCTGGGACGGCCCGATGGACCAGGCATCGGTGACCGCGATGCGGTCCTGGAAGATTCGCACCGTCCGGGTGCCGCTGAACGAGGAATGCTGGCTGGGCACCACCAGCAACCCGGTTCCGGAATACAGCGGGACGGCCTATCAGAACGAGGTGAAGCGCTATGTCAAGCTCCTCATCGACAACGGGATAACCCCGATCGTCGAACTGCACTGGAGCTACGGCGCCTACACCGGCAATTCCTCCGGCTGCGCCGACGTGGCCGCGGTGTGTCAGAAGCCGATGCCGGACACGCAGTACTCGCCCGCTTTCTGGACCGGCGTCGCGAACGCCTTCAAGGGCAATGACGCGGTGGTGTTCGACCTGTTCAACGAGCCGTATCCGGAACGCGCGACCGGTGACGCCACGTCCGGCTGGAAATGCTGGCGCGACGGCGGCACCTGCGCCGGGATCAATTATTCGGTGGCCGGATTCCAGACCCTGGTGAACGCGGTCCGGGCCACCGGCGCGACCAATGTGATCGTGCTCGGCGGTCTGGCCTATTCCAACGACCTGAGCCAGTGGCTGGCCTACAAGCCGGCCGACCCGCTGAACAACCTGGTGGCGATGGCCCACGTCTACAACTTCAACACCTGCGCCTCCACGTCCTGCTGGGACAGCCAGCTGGCCCCGGTGGCCGCCCAGGTGCCGCTGGTGTTCGGCGAGATCGGCGAGAACGACTGTGCCCACGGGTTTGTCGACGGCCTGATGAACTGGGCCGACGCCCATTCCGTCGGTTATCTGGGCTGGACCTGGAACACCTGGGACTGCGCCAGCGGCCCTTCACTGATCAGTGACTACGACGGCACCGCGACCGCTTTCGGCCAGGGAATCAAGACGCGCCTGGCCGCCGTCTCGAACTGAACCGGAATCCGTGGCGATGACGAGGTGAGGGCTCCAGGGGCCCGCGACCGGACGGCCAGGAAAGGGGACGCCGTCCGGCTCGCGCGGCCTGGACCATGAGATGACCCGGCAAAGTTCCGGTCGGGCAGGGGATCCCGCTGTCCGGGCGCCGTGCGAGATTGCATAGGTTGACCTGCATGCTCGATCTTCACAGCGAGGTACTCGCCACTCATCCGGTGTTCGACGGCCACAACGACCTGCCCTGGCAGATCCGCAAGGACTACGCATCCGACCCGGTCCAGGTCGGACTGGACCGGGGGCAGGCGTCGCTGCACACCGACATCCCGCGGCTGCGCGCGGGTGGGGTCGGTGCCCAGTTCTGGTCGGTGTTCGTGCCCTCGCGCTGGGAACATCCGGCGGCCGTGACGGCGACCTT harbors:
- a CDS encoding alpha/beta hydrolase, producing the protein MMRLRLLPTLVLAGLLALTSGCTSASSSGTDTGTGTPTAAVRSETVSLQRDDIQLAGTLDVPENATGTRKVPLVLLLHGLGGSQDDPVIEASAQALNNDGIATLRIDFDGHGASGGEFREMTVPSEIEDARTAYEYAEGLSFVSTIGLAGHSQGGVVASMLAGQLGEKITATALLAPAATIPQMARSGNFLGTEFDPADPPATITVDGQQLGRNYILTAQKLPLNRVAARYTGPVTVIQGEDDDVIPVASSQKFVTVFSHGELHLLSGQGHDFSSDPSEPASLVAGFLSARLS
- a CDS encoding cellulose binding domain-containing protein, with amino-acid sequence MWRRTALLAAGIFAAGAALAPVIPAAQAAAGCQVDYAVQSQWADGFQGAVTVHNLGDAINGWTLTFDFPTAGQKVTQGWSATWTQSGTAVKAVNSSWNAALPTNGSVSLGFLGSSGASNPVPTSFKLNGVICNGDTSTPTPSTSATPTASSTPTPTTSTDPGAAPALHVSGNQVVTAAGTPYRFLGVNRSGGEFACIKNRTGIWDGPMDQASVTAMRSWKIRTVRVPLNEECWLGTTSNPVPEYSGTAYQNEVKRYVKLLIDNGITPIVELHWSYGAYTGNSSGCADVAAVCQKPMPDTQYSPAFWTGVANAFKGNDAVVFDLFNEPYPERATGDATSGWKCWRDGGTCAGINYSVAGFQTLVNAVRATGATNVIVLGGLAYSNDLSQWLAYKPADPLNNLVAMAHVYNFNTCASTSCWDSQLAPVAAQVPLVFGEIGENDCAHGFVDGLMNWADAHSVGYLGWTWNTWDCASGPSLISDYDGTATAFGQGIKTRLAAVSN
- a CDS encoding hydroxyacid dehydrogenase, which translates into the protein MTQPPRRPRVVMAMSPGGLADHLFAGHHDELHRTAEVLGPVLSSFADDESRAHLARAEVLVTGWGCPPVTREVLGAAPRLRGLLHTGGATAGFIDLDAARERGLFVSHAADANAIPVAEYTFAQILLANKRVRAAEELYRLRRDRIDRETDLLDTGNYRRTVGLVGASRIGRRVARLLRGSDLTVLMYDPYLAPAQATSLGVALCGLHDLMRRSDVVSLHVPVTAETAGMIDAAALAAMPDGATLINTARGAVVDHAALLAELRTGRIDAVLDVTEPEPLPPGHPLWDLPNVVLTPHVAGSTGTELARLGRTVLDELARYVSDRPLHHAELTPAGAVHDAG
- a CDS encoding LacI family DNA-binding transcriptional regulator → MAKVAAEAGVSPATVSRVMSGSAQVSTTTRRQVYAAASRLGYLRLGERPGDIRHPPIISAVICEPTTRMFNDPFFVRFINGAETYLSGRGVPLPLISAAGPVFASTEKHLLGGGSDGALLVSVHGRHPLALTLAGTRLPIRAAGRPVEDVHMPFVDVDNRGGARAAVELLLKTRKRIALIAGPADLPAARDRLSGYLDALAAAGRPPLVASGDFTPLGGKNAMRLLLDQAPHLDAVFAASDPMAMGAMMALRQAGRQIPTDVAMIGFDDVTAAAFTDPPLTTVRQPVERLGALAAELLFEQVVSGGGPAGDQILDTELVIRSST
- a CDS encoding amidase, which codes for MNDTEIVRAGVAELTGWIHEGRVNVAEIAEAVIARIEAVNPAVNAIVRLDADRVRRDARTLDALRASGATIGPLHGIPYTVKELTPVAGVPHTLGVEMLRGNVARDDAIVVRRLKAAGGLYLGQTNTAEFGYGPVTRNRLYGTTRNPWNPELTVGGSSGGAAAAVSSGFGPVAEGTDAGGSIRVPASLTGVVGFKPGTGVIPQTLLPQRFSTHLTHGLMGRSVDDVSRVLAAVAGPDPRDPLGLPVAWTPAEGHDLTGWRIAWSPDLGLNSDGLVADPEVTALCRSAVDAFAELGAEVVEDRPGWEQVGEATWAGVIVPSLAAVRGLIDWTTMRGRLDDELIDLVLGTDVLGLADVARGEVLRGRVWDAFAEFMGPHRLLVSPTTTVAAFGSDAFAPPGLDGRPLRDRLLGWALTHPFNLTTTPVVSVPCGVTGDGRPVGLQIAGRLHADADVLAAAAAFETVRPWRDRTPPL
- a CDS encoding glycoside hydrolase family 6 protein, with translation MIRFKQGTGRLRPHRVLAATAAIAVVGTGASLASIGSAAAAPGCSVKYTANSWNSGFTASVDITNSGDPITSWALEFDYAGNQVGSGAWGGTLTQTGKHVKIVNAAYNGSLATGASTNVGFNGTYSGTNTNPTDFTLNGVACNGGGTTNPTPTTTTTVSPTATPTPTTTVQPGSHLDNPYVDAKWYVNADWSAKAAAEPGGSAISNQPTGVWLDSIASITAPAGSGYATSLRGHLDKALAQGATLAQFVIYDLPGRDCAALASNGELGPTEIERYKTEYIDPIAAIQADPKYSSIRIVNIVEIDSLPNLVTNAGSAAGATEACRTMLANGNYSTGIAYALSKLHAAGTNNYNYIDAAHHGWLGWDTNFAPAATMFADTAKKATGGVNTVDGFITNTANYSALNEPFVKISTTVNGQSVRQSKWVDWNQYTDELTFAQAFRNQLVSAGFNSNIGMLIDTSRNGWGGSARPTAASTSTDLNTYVDASRIDRRIHAGNWCNQSGAGLGERPKAAPAAGIDAYTWIKPPGESDGSSSLIPTGADNPGGKGFDRMCDPTYTGNGRNGNSMSGALPNAPVSGAWFSAQFRQLLANAYPAL
- a CDS encoding expansin EXLX1 family cellulose-binding protein, with product MSRKRISARAASVVAVVALVTVSAGAYFAQSSSAVNASTASTSSSASSSGTVSTASKSTDKVKFGKTYKGIATSYDADGRGACSYSATSDVLVAAMNTVDYQGSLMCGAYVKVTASNGKSLRVKIVDLCPGDCKLHQLDLSRQALEKLAPGKGQINVSWKLVSPKLTGPVKYKYKEGSTKYWCGVQVRNHRNPIRTIEVKTSSGWFKLTRRDYNYFESATGKGCGNTIRITDVQGNRLVDKGIKISTSVQKGKKQLPAA